The Sus scrofa isolate TJ Tabasco breed Duroc chromosome X, Sscrofa11.1, whole genome shotgun sequence genome has a segment encoding these proteins:
- the BGN gene encoding biglycan isoform X1 has product MWPLWLLASLLALSQALPFEQKAFWDFTLDDGLPMLNDEEASGADSTSGIPDLDALPPTFSAMCPFGCHCHLRVVQCSDLGLKAVPKEISPDTTLLDLQNNDISELRKDDFKGLQHLYALVLVNNKISKIHAKAFSPLRKLQKLYISKNHLVEIPPNLPSSLAELRIHDNRIRKVPKGVFSGLRNMNCIEMGGNPLENSGFEPGAFDGLKLNYLRISEAKLTGIPKDLPETLNELHLDHNKIQAIELEDLLRYSKLYRWARGPSGCHGTPAPRGLWAQPHQPVLLWPFSISHPPLHRLGLGHNQIRMIENGSLSFLPTLRELHLDNNKLSRVPAGLPDLKLLQVVYLHTNNITKVGVNDFCPVGFGVKRAYYNGISLFNNPVPYWEVQPATFRCVTDRLAIQFGNYKK; this is encoded by the exons ATGTGGCCCCTGTGGCTCCTGGCGTCCCTGCTGGCCCTGAGCCAGGCCCTGCCGTTTGAGCAAAAAGCCTTCTGGGACTTCACCCTGGACGACGGGCTGCCCATGCTGAATGACGAGGAGGCTTCGGGTGCCGACTCGACCTCGGGCATCCCGGACCTGGACGCCCTCCCGCCCACCTTCAGTGCCATGTGCCCTTTCGGCTGCCACTGCCACCTGCGGGTCGTCCAGTGCTCTGACCTGG GTCTGAAGGCCGTGCCCAAGGAGATCTCGCCCGACACCACCCTGCTGGACCTGCAGAATAACGACATCTCCGAGCTCCGAAAGGACGACTTCAAAGGCCTCCAGCACCTCTAC GCCCTCGTCCTGGTGAACAACAAGATTTCCAAGATCCACGCGAAGGCCTTCAGCCCcctgaggaagctgcagaagctCTACATCTCCAAGAACCACCTGGTGGAGATCCCCCCCAACCTGCCCAGCTCCCTGGCGGAGCTCCGCATCCATGACAACCGCATCCGCAAGGTGCCCAAGGGCGTCTTCAGCGGGCTGCGCAACATGAACTGCATCG AGATGGGTGGGAACCCCCTGGAGAACAGCGGCTTTGAACCTGGAGCCTTCGATGGCCTGAAGCTCAACTACCTGCGCATCTCTGAGGCCAAGCTCACTGGCATCCCCAAAG ACCTCCCCGAGACTCTGAACGAACTCCATCTGGACCACAACAAGATCCAGGCTATCGAGCTGGAGGATCTGCTCCGCTATTCCAAGCTGTACAGGTGGGCTAGGGGCCCGAGTGGGTGCCACGGCACCCCAGCCCCACGCGGCCTGTGGGCCCAGCCCCACCAGCCGGTTCTCCTCTGGCCTTTCAGTATATCCCATCCCCCCCTTCACAGGCtgggcctaggccacaaccaGATCCGCATGATCGAGAACGGGAGCCTGAGTTTTCTGCCCACCCTGCGGGAGCTGCACTTGGACAACAACAAGCTGTCCAGGGTGCCTGCTGGCCTCCCCGACCTCAAGCTCCTCCAG gtgGTCTACCTGCACACCAACAACATCACCAAGGTGGGCGTCAATGACTTCTGCCCGGTGGGCTTCGGGGTCAAGCGGGCCTATTACAACGGCATCAGCCTCTTCAACAACCCCGTGCCCTACTGGGAGGTGCAGCCGGCCACCTTCCGCTGCGTCACGGACCGTCTGGCCATTCAGTTTGGCAACTACAAAAAGTAG
- the BGN gene encoding biglycan isoform X2, which produces MWPLWLLASLLALSQALPFEQKAFWDFTLDDGLPMLNDEEASGADSTSGIPDLDALPPTFSAMCPFGCHCHLRVVQCSDLGLKAVPKEISPDTTLLDLQNNDISELRKDDFKGLQHLYALVLVNNKISKIHAKAFSPLRKLQKLYISKNHLVEIPPNLPSSLAELRIHDNRIRKVPKGVFSGLRNMNCIEMGGNPLENSGFEPGAFDGLKLNYLRISEAKLTGIPKDLPETLNELHLDHNKIQAIELEDLLRYSKLYRLGLGHNQIRMIENGSLSFLPTLRELHLDNNKLSRVPAGLPDLKLLQVVYLHTNNITKVGVNDFCPVGFGVKRAYYNGISLFNNPVPYWEVQPATFRCVTDRLAIQFGNYKK; this is translated from the exons ATGTGGCCCCTGTGGCTCCTGGCGTCCCTGCTGGCCCTGAGCCAGGCCCTGCCGTTTGAGCAAAAAGCCTTCTGGGACTTCACCCTGGACGACGGGCTGCCCATGCTGAATGACGAGGAGGCTTCGGGTGCCGACTCGACCTCGGGCATCCCGGACCTGGACGCCCTCCCGCCCACCTTCAGTGCCATGTGCCCTTTCGGCTGCCACTGCCACCTGCGGGTCGTCCAGTGCTCTGACCTGG GTCTGAAGGCCGTGCCCAAGGAGATCTCGCCCGACACCACCCTGCTGGACCTGCAGAATAACGACATCTCCGAGCTCCGAAAGGACGACTTCAAAGGCCTCCAGCACCTCTAC GCCCTCGTCCTGGTGAACAACAAGATTTCCAAGATCCACGCGAAGGCCTTCAGCCCcctgaggaagctgcagaagctCTACATCTCCAAGAACCACCTGGTGGAGATCCCCCCCAACCTGCCCAGCTCCCTGGCGGAGCTCCGCATCCATGACAACCGCATCCGCAAGGTGCCCAAGGGCGTCTTCAGCGGGCTGCGCAACATGAACTGCATCG AGATGGGTGGGAACCCCCTGGAGAACAGCGGCTTTGAACCTGGAGCCTTCGATGGCCTGAAGCTCAACTACCTGCGCATCTCTGAGGCCAAGCTCACTGGCATCCCCAAAG ACCTCCCCGAGACTCTGAACGAACTCCATCTGGACCACAACAAGATCCAGGCTATCGAGCTGGAGGATCTGCTCCGCTATTCCAAGCTGTACAG GCtgggcctaggccacaaccaGATCCGCATGATCGAGAACGGGAGCCTGAGTTTTCTGCCCACCCTGCGGGAGCTGCACTTGGACAACAACAAGCTGTCCAGGGTGCCTGCTGGCCTCCCCGACCTCAAGCTCCTCCAG gtgGTCTACCTGCACACCAACAACATCACCAAGGTGGGCGTCAATGACTTCTGCCCGGTGGGCTTCGGGGTCAAGCGGGCCTATTACAACGGCATCAGCCTCTTCAACAACCCCGTGCCCTACTGGGAGGTGCAGCCGGCCACCTTCCGCTGCGTCACGGACCGTCTGGCCATTCAGTTTGGCAACTACAAAAAGTAG